In one window of Pseudodesulfovibrio sediminis DNA:
- a CDS encoding branched-chain amino acid ABC transporter permease, protein MQGKCGLFFTSYKGEAQIFQSGFQKIMIVLLIMALCVAPFALNSYLVSVMNQIFIAVIAAVSLNLLTGMCGQISLGHGAFLGVGAYAAGQCTLHGVPFPLAILAGGLVTAMVGMVFGIPSLRLKGIYLAIATLAAQLVLEYFFLHGGALTGGSNGLLLESPQIFGFTFDTEGRMYFLLFFCAAMALLMVSNIMRSKHGRAFISIRDFYLSAEIVGVNLFWYKLIAFGVSSFLAGVAGGLWGHYTGYISAEQFNIGLSISYLAMVVIGGLGSVIGSVFGAIFITLLPEVLNGVANGLGAFFPDVTQYIVALREGVFGLVLILFLIYEPEGLAHRWKLIKAYWKLYPFAH, encoded by the coding sequence CATGGCGTTATGTGTGGCTCCGTTCGCACTCAACTCCTATCTGGTCTCGGTCATGAATCAGATATTCATTGCGGTTATCGCCGCGGTCTCGCTGAACCTGCTCACGGGCATGTGCGGTCAGATTTCACTGGGCCACGGCGCGTTCCTTGGCGTGGGGGCCTACGCTGCCGGGCAGTGCACCCTCCACGGCGTACCGTTTCCGCTGGCCATACTGGCCGGTGGGCTGGTCACGGCCATGGTGGGCATGGTCTTCGGCATCCCGTCGCTCAGGCTCAAGGGAATCTATCTGGCCATCGCCACCCTGGCGGCCCAGCTGGTGCTGGAATATTTCTTCCTGCACGGTGGTGCGCTGACAGGCGGTTCAAACGGGCTGCTGCTTGAATCGCCGCAGATCTTCGGGTTCACGTTCGACACTGAAGGGCGCATGTATTTCCTGCTCTTCTTTTGTGCGGCCATGGCGCTGCTCATGGTCTCCAACATCATGCGCAGCAAGCATGGCAGGGCATTCATCTCCATCCGGGACTTTTATCTGTCAGCCGAGATCGTGGGCGTGAACCTGTTCTGGTACAAGCTTATCGCCTTTGGCGTCAGCTCGTTTCTGGCTGGCGTGGCTGGCGGTCTGTGGGGGCACTATACCGGCTATATCTCTGCCGAGCAGTTCAATATCGGGCTGTCCATCTCCTATCTGGCCATGGTGGTCATCGGCGGGTTGGGCAGCGTTATCGGGTCGGTCTTCGGCGCGATCTTCATCACGCTGCTGCCCGAGGTGCTCAACGGCGTTGCCAACGGTCTGGGAGCCTTCTTCCCGGACGTGACCCAGTATATCGTGGCTCTGCGCGAAGGCGTGTTCGGCCTCGTGCTCATCCTCTTCCTGATTTATGAACCGGAAGGGCTGGCGCATCGCTGGAAATTGATCAAGGCGTACTGGAAGCTGTATCCGTTCGCCCATTAG
- a CDS encoding ABC transporter substrate-binding protein has protein sequence MRVGKIITAACIMLLAGLMLFGCGGEEQKPAETKTDSHSEAKDASPILVGGLVDMSGPTSSVGVPYAAGLKAGVKYVNDNGGIDGRPIEFDLQDTAYNVQTGLSLYKKMVNEKVVCIQGYGSAVTEALTRSLAKDKIPDLSASYSAHLTDPAKAPYNFFIAADYSTQARAAIKYFRDTWTETRAPKIAFIYPDHPYGLAPIKGAKAYAEELGFELVGDANVSLKAIDATTELLPLKDAAPDFCWIGGTTPSTSVILKSAKNIGMDTVFFTNIWGSDENLYKLAGDDANGAYSNQAAAVYGDDVPGMKAIMEITNNEPQMTHFTRGFVSILVMAEGLKRAGANGPITGEAVKTALETLRDFDPMGLAPLISYFPDDHRPNMAVFLYTIKDGKLTFVKEQILERRADWLGH, from the coding sequence ATGAGGGTAGGTAAAATCATAACTGCGGCTTGCATCATGCTTCTTGCCGGGCTGATGCTCTTTGGCTGTGGAGGCGAAGAGCAGAAACCGGCTGAAACCAAAACCGATTCACACAGTGAAGCCAAGGACGCGTCCCCGATTCTGGTGGGCGGTCTTGTTGACATGTCCGGTCCCACTTCGTCCGTGGGCGTCCCCTACGCCGCGGGCCTCAAGGCCGGCGTCAAATACGTCAACGACAACGGCGGCATTGACGGTCGCCCCATCGAATTTGATCTGCAGGACACTGCGTACAATGTCCAGACAGGTTTGTCCCTGTACAAGAAAATGGTCAACGAGAAGGTTGTCTGCATTCAGGGATACGGCTCGGCCGTGACCGAAGCGCTGACCCGCAGTCTGGCCAAGGACAAGATTCCCGATCTGTCCGCATCCTACTCGGCCCACCTGACCGATCCGGCCAAGGCTCCGTACAACTTCTTCATTGCCGCCGACTACTCCACGCAGGCCCGTGCTGCCATCAAGTACTTCCGCGACACCTGGACGGAAACACGCGCTCCCAAGATCGCGTTCATCTATCCTGACCACCCCTATGGTCTGGCTCCCATCAAGGGCGCCAAGGCCTATGCCGAAGAACTCGGCTTCGAGCTGGTGGGCGACGCCAACGTCTCCCTGAAGGCCATCGACGCCACCACCGAGCTGCTTCCCCTCAAGGATGCCGCCCCGGACTTCTGCTGGATCGGCGGAACCACACCGTCCACATCCGTTATCCTGAAATCCGCCAAGAACATCGGCATGGACACCGTCTTTTTCACCAATATCTGGGGATCGGACGAGAACCTGTACAAGCTGGCCGGTGACGATGCCAACGGGGCCTACTCCAACCAGGCCGCCGCTGTTTACGGAGACGACGTGCCCGGCATGAAGGCGATCATGGAGATCACCAACAACGAACCGCAGATGACGCACTTCACCCGTGGATTTGTGTCCATTCTGGTCATGGCCGAAGGCCTCAAGCGTGCTGGCGCCAACGGTCCCATCACCGGCGAAGCCGTCAAGACCGCACTGGAAACGTTGCGTGACTTCGATCCCATGGGATTGGCTCCGCTTATCTCCTACTTCCCGGATGATCACCGCCCGAATATGGCTGTCTTCCTGTACACCATCAAGGACGGCAAGCTGACCTTCGTGAAAGAGCAGATTCTGGAACGCCGCGCCGACTGGCTCGGTCACTAA
- a CDS encoding ABC transporter ATP-binding protein yields the protein MSDVLKVENLEVVYNDVVLVLKGLSLACPEGEITALLGANGAGKSTTLKAISGLLETEDGEVTDGSILYKDEAIQGTIPEKIVRKGIFQVMEGRRIFEDLTVEENLKCGAFTRPRSEIAESMEKVYDYFPRLKERRKQLAGYMSGGEQQMCAIGRAVMAKPDLLLLDEPSLGLAPLLVEEIFAIIKKFNAEEGVTILLVEQNARAALSVAKQAYIMENGRVVMDGTASDLLNNPDVQEFYLGMGHGGDKKSYRDVKHYRRRKRWLG from the coding sequence TTGAGTGATGTTTTAAAAGTCGAGAACCTCGAAGTCGTCTACAACGACGTTGTCCTTGTCCTGAAAGGGTTGTCCCTGGCCTGCCCGGAGGGGGAGATCACGGCCCTGCTCGGTGCCAACGGTGCCGGAAAATCCACCACGCTGAAGGCCATCTCCGGCCTGCTGGAGACCGAGGACGGCGAGGTTACGGACGGCTCCATCCTGTATAAGGATGAGGCTATTCAGGGGACCATACCGGAAAAGATTGTGCGCAAGGGCATCTTCCAGGTCATGGAAGGGCGGCGCATTTTCGAAGACCTGACCGTGGAGGAGAACCTCAAGTGCGGGGCGTTTACCCGTCCTCGCAGCGAGATCGCCGAGTCCATGGAAAAGGTGTACGACTATTTCCCCCGACTCAAGGAGCGGCGCAAGCAGCTTGCGGGCTACATGTCCGGCGGCGAACAGCAGATGTGCGCCATTGGCAGGGCTGTCATGGCCAAGCCCGATCTGTTGCTGTTGGACGAACCCTCCCTGGGGCTGGCTCCGCTGCTGGTGGAAGAGATTTTCGCGATCATCAAGAAGTTCAATGCTGAAGAGGGCGTGACCATCCTGTTGGTGGAGCAGAACGCCCGGGCCGCGCTTTCCGTGGCCAAACAGGCGTACATCATGGAGAATGGCCGCGTGGTCATGGATGGCACGGCCAGCGACCTGCTCAATAACCCCGATGTTCAGGAATTTTATCTCGGCATGGGCCACGGCGGTGACAAAAAGAGCTATCGTGATGTAAAACACTATCGTCGCAGAAAGCGGTGGCTTGGATAA
- a CDS encoding phenylacetate--CoA ligase family protein, producing MYYSEYETEPREKRMARKWKAVRNVLAEAENSSGEFQARLRKLNACARDFKSFDDYGAIPPLRKKDLIDWQAEHGIGWFLNCSPGELGRIYQSPGPLFDPEGVEPDYWAWSEGFFAAGFRPGDLAQMTFSYHMTPAGLMLEEPLRDIGCAVIPAGPGNTEKQIEFMTQLPVTAFVGMTSYLKVIGMKARAAGLDLRQDFKLEKAYVAAEPLSEALRAEVEDMFGITIRQGYGTADVGCISYECMELGGMHLSNYRHVEICDPVTGVPLPDGELGEVVVTPFFNDYPLVRLATGDLSSMDTSMCACGRTARKLTGWKGRADDTVKVKGQFIYPGQAGAVFAQYSDVSGWQIQVKSVKGMDALVVVVETAQAFDEETFVADFQATMKLRPVVEIVAPGTLPEGAPRLVDERTFD from the coding sequence GTGTACTACAGTGAATATGAGACCGAACCGCGCGAAAAGCGCATGGCCCGTAAATGGAAAGCTGTCAGGAATGTGCTGGCCGAGGCCGAAAATTCTTCAGGCGAATTTCAGGCACGTCTCAGGAAATTGAATGCCTGCGCCAGGGATTTCAAGTCATTTGACGACTATGGGGCTATTCCGCCTCTGCGCAAAAAAGACCTTATCGACTGGCAGGCTGAGCACGGCATCGGTTGGTTCCTCAATTGTTCCCCCGGAGAACTCGGGCGCATCTATCAGTCCCCTGGCCCGCTCTTCGACCCCGAAGGCGTGGAGCCTGATTACTGGGCGTGGTCAGAAGGGTTTTTTGCTGCCGGTTTCCGTCCCGGAGACCTCGCGCAGATGACGTTCTCCTATCACATGACTCCGGCTGGCCTCATGCTCGAAGAGCCGCTGCGGGATATAGGCTGCGCTGTCATTCCCGCTGGTCCGGGCAACACGGAGAAGCAGATCGAATTCATGACCCAACTGCCGGTCACCGCGTTTGTGGGCATGACCAGCTATCTCAAGGTTATCGGCATGAAGGCCCGGGCGGCCGGGCTGGATCTCAGGCAGGACTTCAAGCTCGAAAAGGCCTATGTGGCTGCCGAACCCTTGTCCGAAGCCCTTCGTGCCGAGGTTGAGGACATGTTTGGCATTACTATCCGCCAGGGGTACGGCACCGCTGATGTGGGGTGTATCTCCTACGAATGCATGGAGCTTGGCGGCATGCACCTGTCCAACTACCGGCATGTGGAAATCTGTGATCCGGTTACCGGGGTTCCCCTGCCTGACGGGGAGCTTGGCGAGGTCGTGGTCACGCCGTTTTTTAATGATTATCCGCTGGTGCGCCTTGCCACGGGTGATCTGTCGTCCATGGACACATCCATGTGCGCCTGTGGCCGGACAGCCCGTAAGCTCACGGGATGGAAGGGGCGCGCTGATGATACAGTCAAGGTCAAGGGACAGTTCATCTATCCCGGACAGGCCGGTGCGGTCTTTGCCCAGTATTCTGATGTTTCCGGTTGGCAGATACAGGTAAAGAGTGTAAAGGGCATGGACGCGCTTGTCGTCGTGGTTGAGACCGCGCAGGCGTTCGATGAAGAGACTTTCGTCGCTGATTTTCAGGCGACCATGAAATTGAGACCTGTCGTCGAGATCGTTGCGCCCGGCACCCTGCCGGAAGGAGCACCCCGTCTCGTCGATGAGAGGACTTTTGATTAG
- a CDS encoding isochorismatase family protein — MSKQYGFIVLALISLIMTASAIPTRAHDDIVTIWSQAEAPAPPELVEVIVNPTDTALLILDIEELTCNAKRRPRCLETVSSIATFLQKIRAAGVTVIYSLTSRGTPDTILPEVKPRKKDLIVQASVNKFHGTVLDAFIREQGIKRVIICGTAAHGAVMHTATAAGQRTLEVILPVDGLSASTLYTEQAAVQLLKTGPGTRRSIKLTRFNMIAIKK, encoded by the coding sequence GTGAGCAAACAATACGGCTTCATCGTGCTGGCACTCATCAGCCTGATCATGACAGCCTCAGCCATCCCCACGCGCGCCCACGACGACATCGTCACGATCTGGTCGCAGGCCGAGGCTCCCGCTCCTCCCGAACTGGTCGAAGTCATCGTCAATCCCACCGACACCGCCCTGCTCATTCTCGACATTGAAGAATTGACGTGCAACGCCAAACGGCGCCCTCGCTGTCTGGAGACCGTTTCCAGCATAGCCACATTTCTGCAAAAAATCCGAGCAGCAGGTGTGACCGTTATCTACAGCCTCACAAGCCGAGGCACGCCAGACACCATTTTGCCGGAAGTCAAACCCAGAAAGAAAGACCTCATCGTCCAGGCCAGTGTGAACAAATTTCATGGCACCGTGCTCGATGCCTTTATCCGCGAACAGGGTATAAAAAGGGTCATCATCTGTGGCACAGCCGCACATGGAGCCGTCATGCACACCGCCACGGCCGCAGGACAACGCACGCTGGAGGTCATTCTGCCGGTAGATGGGCTTTCCGCCTCCACCCTATATACCGAACAGGCCGCAGTGCAGCTGCTGAAGACAGGGCCGGGCACACGGCGATCCATCAAACTCACCCGTTTCAACATGATCGCCATCAAGAAATAA
- a CDS encoding IscA/HesB family protein encodes MITVTESAQQELTTYFADKEIQPVRVHLGGGGCAGMQLTLALDEARDDDNTVEIDAFTFVINKELAEAAGEVTIDLSKYGFTIKSVNEVGGGGGCGSCGGGCAQ; translated from the coding sequence ATGATCACAGTCACTGAATCTGCACAGCAGGAACTCACCACATATTTTGCTGACAAGGAAATCCAACCGGTCCGCGTCCATCTTGGTGGGGGTGGCTGCGCTGGAATGCAGCTCACCCTGGCTCTGGACGAGGCACGCGATGACGACAACACAGTCGAAATCGACGCCTTCACCTTCGTCATCAACAAAGAACTGGCCGAAGCAGCCGGCGAGGTAACCATTGACCTTTCCAAGTATGGCTTCACCATCAAATCCGTCAACGAAGTCGGTGGCGGAGGCGGTTGCGGCAGCTGCGGCGGCGGTTGCGCCCAGTAA
- a CDS encoding IscA/HesB family protein gives MITVTEPATQQLVAYFEGKEMQPIRVHLGGGGCAGVQLTLALDEVRDDDNTVELDAFTFVINKELSEAAGKVTIDLSQYGFTIKSENEVGGGGGCGCASSGTCGSAGSGGCNC, from the coding sequence ATGATTACAGTCACAGAACCGGCAACCCAGCAACTCGTCGCATATTTTGAAGGCAAGGAAATGCAGCCCATCCGTGTCCACCTCGGTGGCGGCGGCTGCGCCGGAGTGCAGCTGACATTGGCCCTGGATGAAGTCCGCGATGACGACAACACTGTCGAACTCGACGCCTTCACCTTTGTCATCAACAAGGAACTGTCCGAAGCAGCCGGCAAGGTCACCATTGACCTCTCCCAATACGGCTTCACCATCAAATCCGAAAATGAAGTCGGTGGTGGCGGCGGTTGTGGCTGCGCTTCATCTGGCACCTGTGGTTCCGCAGGCAGCGGCGGCTGCAACTGCTAA
- a CDS encoding iron-sulfur cluster biosynthesis family protein, giving the protein MITATESATKQLLMHFAGKEAQPIRIYPDECDCKGKQLTLTVDTPTDKDEVFETDGFTFFIDKDLQAEIGNVTIDMTYNGFVVTSDRPIGGVKDTSSDFAIEPCGSGSCSCGH; this is encoded by the coding sequence ATGATCACAGCAACAGAATCTGCAACCAAGCAACTCCTTATGCATTTCGCAGGCAAAGAGGCGCAGCCCATTCGCATCTACCCGGACGAGTGTGACTGCAAGGGCAAGCAACTCACGCTTACGGTGGATACACCCACGGACAAAGACGAAGTCTTCGAGACTGATGGATTCACCTTCTTTATCGACAAGGACCTCCAGGCCGAGATCGGCAACGTCACCATTGACATGACTTACAACGGTTTTGTCGTTACCTCCGACAGACCTATCGGTGGCGTGAAAGATACCAGCTCCGACTTTGCCATCGAGCCCTGTGGCTCGGGCAGCTGCAGCTGCGGCCACTAA
- a CDS encoding IscA/HesB family protein gives MFEVTEAAQKQLEGYFQDKDTSPVRVYLAAGGUSGPRLTLALDEPTDKDEVFEAGGFTFLIDKELQTQTGNVKVDMTYYGFVVESENPVGGGEGASCGCSSASSCGSAGSGGCNC, from the coding sequence ATGTTTGAAGTTACCGAAGCTGCCCAGAAGCAACTGGAAGGCTATTTTCAGGATAAAGACACCTCCCCGGTGCGCGTATATCTCGCAGCCGGCGGCTGATCAGGCCCTCGCCTGACACTGGCTCTGGATGAGCCTACCGACAAAGACGAAGTGTTTGAGGCTGGTGGATTCACCTTCCTTATCGACAAAGAACTGCAGACTCAAACCGGCAATGTCAAAGTTGACATGACCTACTACGGTTTTGTCGTTGAGTCCGAAAATCCCGTTGGCGGCGGCGAAGGCGCAAGCTGCGGCTGCTCCTCTGCCAGTTCCTGTGGTTCCGCAGGCTCCGGCGGTTGCAACTGCTAA
- the pyrR gene encoding bifunctional pyr operon transcriptional regulator/uracil phosphoribosyltransferase PyrR, which yields MKECGTILSEKEMDRTLERLAFEVYERHGDDESLAILGIQRRGADLAERVKILLDERLGRKVPLGKLDINLYRDDWTTNLELTPTISCSEIGYDVEGRSIVLVDDVLFSGRTIRAALEAILDYGRPKRVELLVLVDRGNRELPIQADYVGKKLNTMDKEHVNVLVTERDGEDRVCLVRSE from the coding sequence ATGAAAGAATGCGGCACTATTTTGTCCGAAAAAGAGATGGACAGGACGCTTGAGCGTCTGGCCTTTGAAGTCTACGAACGTCATGGTGACGATGAATCGCTCGCGATACTCGGCATCCAGCGGCGCGGCGCCGACCTGGCCGAGCGAGTGAAAATACTGCTCGATGAACGTCTTGGGCGCAAAGTCCCTCTGGGCAAGCTCGACATCAACCTGTACCGCGACGACTGGACCACCAATCTGGAGCTGACGCCGACCATCAGTTGTTCGGAGATCGGCTATGACGTGGAGGGCCGGTCCATCGTGCTGGTGGACGACGTGCTGTTTTCTGGTCGTACCATCCGGGCAGCGCTGGAGGCGATCCTCGACTATGGCCGCCCCAAGCGCGTAGAGCTGTTGGTGCTGGTGGATCGCGGGAACCGGGAGCTGCCTATTCAGGCCGATTATGTGGGCAAGAAGCTCAATACCATGGACAAAGAACATGTGAACGTGCTCGTGACCGAGCGCGATGGCGAAGACCGCGTTTGCCTTGTCAGGAGTGAATAG
- the thrB gene encoding homoserine kinase: MSYTRIERDEVPLPCITLVGMASAGKSTLGSLLAARLGWGQLDTDRYLESYYAQPLQGIMDAYGLEQFLRIEEQLVSELNLTRTVISTGGSVIYGPKAMEQLKKLGSVVMLDIDEATFIERVGSGENRGLAIGPGKTMAELYNERQPLYRAAADILVSTDKNTPEECVDIILNQIDFI, encoded by the coding sequence GTGTCCTACACTCGCATCGAACGAGACGAAGTTCCTTTGCCGTGCATCACGCTGGTGGGCATGGCTTCAGCCGGCAAGTCCACGCTGGGCAGCCTGCTGGCCGCCCGTCTGGGATGGGGGCAGCTCGACACTGACCGGTATCTCGAATCCTACTACGCCCAACCGCTTCAGGGCATCATGGACGCCTATGGGCTGGAGCAGTTCCTGCGCATCGAGGAGCAGCTTGTCTCCGAATTGAATCTGACGCGCACGGTCATTTCCACAGGCGGATCGGTTATTTATGGGCCAAAGGCCATGGAACAGCTCAAGAAGCTGGGATCGGTGGTCATGCTGGATATTGATGAGGCCACCTTTATCGAGCGCGTGGGCAGCGGTGAAAACCGTGGGCTGGCCATTGGCCCCGGCAAGACCATGGCCGAGCTTTACAACGAGAGACAGCCGCTGTACCGTGCCGCCGCTGACATTCTGGTCAGCACGGACAAGAACACGCCCGAAGAATGCGTGGACATCATCCTCAATCAAATAGATTTCATATGA